A single region of the Alosa alosa isolate M-15738 ecotype Scorff River chromosome 6, AALO_Geno_1.1, whole genome shotgun sequence genome encodes:
- the nr1d1 gene encoding nuclear receptor subfamily 1 group D member 1 isoform X1, with protein sequence MTLLELKMTTAMDTNNNTGGVISYIGSCGGSPNRNSPVSMYSENSNSSLQSLSQPCFGFPPSPNGSHDSSRMYTSGSSSSSSSSSGSGDDGNSSSSGGSPRGREDVTIARSSPSKSVASLTKLNGMVLLCKVCGDVASGFHYGVHACEGCKGFFRRSIQQNIQYKKCLKNETCTIMRINRNRCQQCRFKKCLSVGMSRDAVRFGRIPKREKQRMLAEMQNAMNNMVNNQLQSEFQLASITSTTSSSTSSSSPCPGLTVAAKPQPSTNPQGPSHSPPAPTLPSPSGQPPSQSPPMTQDSLSPKCASPGVDLTISAITRAHRETFVYGHDKLSPQQSPELDNWGNNRCTTGYHLNGHNTIYHHDNNTARQQQNGYKAAPDNSCFLPTVTSAANQQQQHGALTQPNSSRRVHNSNLVGSHLGPQLTSAPQGQNCPWKNRKSILLACPMNMHPQTQPNKSAQEIWEDFSLSFTPAVREVVEFAKHIPGFDTLSQHDQVTLLKAGTFEVLMVRFASLFNFKEQTVTFISGTTYSLDALRSMGMGDLLGAMFDFSEKLYALELSPEELGLFTAVVLVSADRSGIENVNAVEMLQESLIRALRTLVSSGAPGDPSRFTKLLLKLPDLRTLNNMHSEKLLSFRVDA encoded by the exons ATGACTCTCTTGGAACTTAAGATGACCACGGCAATGGACACCAACAATAATACAG GGGGCGTCATTTCATACATTGGCTCCTGCGGCGGCTCCCCGAACCGCAACAGCCCGGTGTCCATGTACAGCGAGAACTCCAACAGCAGCCTGCAGTCGCTGTCCCAGCCCTGCTTTGGCTTCCCACCCTCCCCCAACGGCTCGCACGACTCCTCTCGCATGTACACCAGCGGcagcagctccagctccagctccagctcaggCTCCGGGGACGACGGGAACTCGTCCAGCTCTGGAGGCTCCCCCAGGGGCCGCGAGGATGTTACCATTGCCCGCTCTTCGCCCAGCAAGTCTGTGGCCAGCCTCACCA agCTCAATGGGATGGTGCTCCTGTGTAAGGTGTGTGGTGATGTCGCTTCGGGGTTCCACTATGGTGTCCATGCCTGTGAAGGCTGCAAG GGTTTCTTCAGACGCAGCATCCAGCAGAACATCCAGTACAAGAAGTGCCTTAAGAACGAGACCTGCACCATCATGCGCATCAACCGCAACCGCTGCCAGCAGTGTCGCTTCAAGAAGTGTCTCTCTGTGGGGATGTCTCGCGATG CTGTCCGCTTTGGCCGCATTCCCAAGCGTGAGAAACAGCGCATGCTTGCCGAGATGCAAAATGCAAtgaacaacatggtaaacaacCAGCTGCAGAGCGAGTTCCAGCTGGCCAGCATCACCTCCACTACCtcatcctccacctcttcctcctccccctgccCGGGCCTGACGGTGGCAGCCAAGCCACAGCCCTCGACCAACCCTCAGGGCCCGTCTCACTcgcccccagcccccaccctgcCCTCCCCCTCGGGCCAGCCTCCCTCCCAGAGCCCCCCCATGACCCAGGACTCCCTGTCCCCCAAGTGCGCCAGCCCGGGCGTGGACCTCACCATCTCAGCCATCACACGGGCGCACCGGGAGACCTTTGTCTACGGCCACGACAAGCTCAGCCCGCAGCAAAGCCCCGAGCTCGACAACTGGGGTAACAACCGCTGCACAACCGGCTACCACCTCAATGGCCACAACACCAtctatcaccatgacaacaaCACTGCCCGGCAGCAGCAGAATGGCTACAAGGCGGCGCCCGACAACAGTTGCTTCCTTCCAACAGTCACCTCGGCCGCaaaccagcagcagcaacacgGGGCGCTTACGCAACCAAACAGCAGTCGTCGGGTCCACAACAGCAACCTCGTGGGGTCGCATCTGGGACCACAGCTCACCAGCGCCCCCCAGGGGCAAAACTGCCCGTGGAAGAACCGCAAGAGTATCCTACTG GCTTGTCCGATGAACATGCACCCTCAGACACAGCCCAACAAGTCTGCTCAGGAAATCTGGGAAGACTTCTCCCTCAGCTTCACCCCTGCCGTGCGAGAGGTGGTGGAGTTCGCCAAACACATTCCAGGGTTCGACACGCTGTCTCAGCACGATCAGGTCACCCTCCTCAAAGCCGGCACCTTCGAG GTGCTCATGGTGCGATTTGCTTCCTTGTTCAACTTCAAAGAGCAGACGGTAACCTTTATCTCTGGCACCACCTACAGCCTGGATGCCCTGCGCTCTATGGGCATGGGTGACCTGCTGGGGGCCATGTTTGACTTCAGCGAGAAGCTCTATGCCCTGGAGCTCTCCCCAGAGGAGCTGGGGCTTTTCACCGCCGTGGTGCTCGTCTCAGCTG ATCGGTCTGGCATTGAGAATGTGAACGCCGTGGAGATGCTTCAGGAGAGCCTCATCCGGGCTCTCCGTACTCTGGTCAGCAGTGGTGCTCCAGGTGACCCGTCCCGCTTCACCAAACTGCTGCTGAAGCTGCCAGACCTGCGCACACTCAACAACATGCACTCCGAGAAGCTGTTGTCCTTCCGCGTGGATGCATGA
- the nr1d1 gene encoding nuclear receptor subfamily 1 group D member 1 isoform X2, translating into MYSENSNSSLQSLSQPCFGFPPSPNGSHDSSRMYTSGSSSSSSSSSGSGDDGNSSSSGGSPRGREDVTIARSSPSKSVASLTKLNGMVLLCKVCGDVASGFHYGVHACEGCKGFFRRSIQQNIQYKKCLKNETCTIMRINRNRCQQCRFKKCLSVGMSRDAVRFGRIPKREKQRMLAEMQNAMNNMVNNQLQSEFQLASITSTTSSSTSSSSPCPGLTVAAKPQPSTNPQGPSHSPPAPTLPSPSGQPPSQSPPMTQDSLSPKCASPGVDLTISAITRAHRETFVYGHDKLSPQQSPELDNWGNNRCTTGYHLNGHNTIYHHDNNTARQQQNGYKAAPDNSCFLPTVTSAANQQQQHGALTQPNSSRRVHNSNLVGSHLGPQLTSAPQGQNCPWKNRKSILLACPMNMHPQTQPNKSAQEIWEDFSLSFTPAVREVVEFAKHIPGFDTLSQHDQVTLLKAGTFEVLMVRFASLFNFKEQTVTFISGTTYSLDALRSMGMGDLLGAMFDFSEKLYALELSPEELGLFTAVVLVSADRSGIENVNAVEMLQESLIRALRTLVSSGAPGDPSRFTKLLLKLPDLRTLNNMHSEKLLSFRVDA; encoded by the exons ATGTACAGCGAGAACTCCAACAGCAGCCTGCAGTCGCTGTCCCAGCCCTGCTTTGGCTTCCCACCCTCCCCCAACGGCTCGCACGACTCCTCTCGCATGTACACCAGCGGcagcagctccagctccagctccagctcaggCTCCGGGGACGACGGGAACTCGTCCAGCTCTGGAGGCTCCCCCAGGGGCCGCGAGGATGTTACCATTGCCCGCTCTTCGCCCAGCAAGTCTGTGGCCAGCCTCACCA agCTCAATGGGATGGTGCTCCTGTGTAAGGTGTGTGGTGATGTCGCTTCGGGGTTCCACTATGGTGTCCATGCCTGTGAAGGCTGCAAG GGTTTCTTCAGACGCAGCATCCAGCAGAACATCCAGTACAAGAAGTGCCTTAAGAACGAGACCTGCACCATCATGCGCATCAACCGCAACCGCTGCCAGCAGTGTCGCTTCAAGAAGTGTCTCTCTGTGGGGATGTCTCGCGATG CTGTCCGCTTTGGCCGCATTCCCAAGCGTGAGAAACAGCGCATGCTTGCCGAGATGCAAAATGCAAtgaacaacatggtaaacaacCAGCTGCAGAGCGAGTTCCAGCTGGCCAGCATCACCTCCACTACCtcatcctccacctcttcctcctccccctgccCGGGCCTGACGGTGGCAGCCAAGCCACAGCCCTCGACCAACCCTCAGGGCCCGTCTCACTcgcccccagcccccaccctgcCCTCCCCCTCGGGCCAGCCTCCCTCCCAGAGCCCCCCCATGACCCAGGACTCCCTGTCCCCCAAGTGCGCCAGCCCGGGCGTGGACCTCACCATCTCAGCCATCACACGGGCGCACCGGGAGACCTTTGTCTACGGCCACGACAAGCTCAGCCCGCAGCAAAGCCCCGAGCTCGACAACTGGGGTAACAACCGCTGCACAACCGGCTACCACCTCAATGGCCACAACACCAtctatcaccatgacaacaaCACTGCCCGGCAGCAGCAGAATGGCTACAAGGCGGCGCCCGACAACAGTTGCTTCCTTCCAACAGTCACCTCGGCCGCaaaccagcagcagcaacacgGGGCGCTTACGCAACCAAACAGCAGTCGTCGGGTCCACAACAGCAACCTCGTGGGGTCGCATCTGGGACCACAGCTCACCAGCGCCCCCCAGGGGCAAAACTGCCCGTGGAAGAACCGCAAGAGTATCCTACTG GCTTGTCCGATGAACATGCACCCTCAGACACAGCCCAACAAGTCTGCTCAGGAAATCTGGGAAGACTTCTCCCTCAGCTTCACCCCTGCCGTGCGAGAGGTGGTGGAGTTCGCCAAACACATTCCAGGGTTCGACACGCTGTCTCAGCACGATCAGGTCACCCTCCTCAAAGCCGGCACCTTCGAG GTGCTCATGGTGCGATTTGCTTCCTTGTTCAACTTCAAAGAGCAGACGGTAACCTTTATCTCTGGCACCACCTACAGCCTGGATGCCCTGCGCTCTATGGGCATGGGTGACCTGCTGGGGGCCATGTTTGACTTCAGCGAGAAGCTCTATGCCCTGGAGCTCTCCCCAGAGGAGCTGGGGCTTTTCACCGCCGTGGTGCTCGTCTCAGCTG ATCGGTCTGGCATTGAGAATGTGAACGCCGTGGAGATGCTTCAGGAGAGCCTCATCCGGGCTCTCCGTACTCTGGTCAGCAGTGGTGCTCCAGGTGACCCGTCCCGCTTCACCAAACTGCTGCTGAAGCTGCCAGACCTGCGCACACTCAACAACATGCACTCCGAGAAGCTGTTGTCCTTCCGCGTGGATGCATGA
- the msl1a gene encoding male-specific lethal 1-like 1, translating to MRSTLLTSGGLHLDTGALDLGLTKAVVQDFLAGQEEDTRHFIHTLPNLIGTFQHTSGPVLRNKNRGPARTFACRPGQSPAFGEGHVGLLGSVGALTPTCKQMGGEGILVKSKSLFGHANKSMGKMDPVVSNGSKQPREADDVQGAVGLGELLGGLPMPSPEPCPEGKRRNVRKGPNHGAAQTNCIRQILLLQLELIEQQQQQLQSKNHEIDDLKAEKEMLIARIDRMERRLQQTVKKAAPRTPQTSSTATRRKEPEPLSETAQGPGLSQRGLHTPKQPYFGRGGKGHKRRFLCQEPRVGRSRRGGGPRSPPQRVVVFKEKEDEGDHDEEEEDTVREDFSLQSSPSTGEDVASVKLMQELPYLATTDMYLCCWQPPPTSNSPWRDPSPTQDDMVDVPSWRENTVAPLGEKEAANIPESLEDTVFRKRHIKLELDEKRRKRWDIQRIREQRIFQRLQQRMNKKKAIPEPESHLLSFYPEAEDVESIMITPFLPVVAFGRPLPNIKPQNFELPWLDERERVRCRPEVSVKKKKKTPHRMCRK from the exons ATGAGATCCACTCTGTTAACAAGTGGAGGGCTTCATCTGGACACAGGAGCACTTGACCTTGGCCTTACCAAAGCAGTAGTCCAAGATTTCCTTGCAGGCCAGGAAGAAGACACTCGCCACTTCATCCACACTCTCCCCAATCTGATTGGCACCTTTCAGCACACTAGTGGGCCGGTCCTCCGTAACAAGAACAGGGGCCCCGCCCGAACGTTTGCGTGCAGGCCAGGGCAGTCCCCTGCTTTTGGGGAAGGGCACGTTGGACTTTTGGGAAGTGTCGGGGCCCTGACTCCCACCTGCAAGCAGATGGGGGGCGAGGGAATCCTAGTGAAAAGCAAATCACTATTCGGACACGCCAACAAGAGTATGGGTAAGATGGACCCTGTGGTGTCGAACGGTAGCAAGCAGCCACGGGAGGCGGACGATGTTCAGGGCGCCGTGGGTTTGGGGGAGCTTCTGGGGGGGCTACCAATGCCCTCACCTGAGCCGTGCCCCGAGGGTAAGAGGAGGAACGTCCGCAAGGGGCCAAACCATGGCGCAGCGCAGACCAACTGCATCCGGCAGATCCTGCTACTGCAACTGGAGCTCATcgaacagcagcaacagcagctgcaGTCCAAGAACCACGAGATCGACGACCTCAAGGCGGAAAAGGAGATG TTGATCGCACGTATCGACCGCATGGAGCGGAGGTTGCAGCAGACTGTGAAGAAGGCCGCGCCACGCACCCCCCAGACGTCGTCTACAGCCACGAGGCGGAAAGAGCCGGAACCCCTGTCTGAGACCGCGCAAGGCCCAGGGCTGTCCCAGAGAGGGCTGCACACCCCCAAACAGCCATATTTTGGCCGGGGCGGCAAGGGCCATAAAAG ACGCTTCCTATGTCAAGAGCCCCGAGTTGGCCGGTCTCGCCGCGGCGGAGGCCCCCGCTCCCCTCCCCAGAGAGTCGTTGTCTTCAAAGAGAAGGAGGATGAGGGGGATCATGACGAAGAGGAAGAGGATACGGTGCGGGAAGACTTCAGCCTCCAGAGCTCACCCAGCACAGGGGAGGACGTGGCGTCAGTGAAGCTGATGCAAGAGCTCCCCTACCTGGCCACCACCGACATGTACCTGTGCTGCTGGCAGCCGCCACCCACCTCCAACTCACCCTGGCGTGACCCCTCTCCCACCCAAGATGACATGGTGGACG tgcccTCCTGGAGAGAGAACACGGTGGCTCCGCTGGGAGAGAAGGAAGCGGCTAACATCCCAGAG AGCCTGGAGGATACGGTGTTCCGGAAGCGACACATTAAGCTGGAGCTGGacgagaagaggaggaagag ATGGGACATCCAGCGCATCCGTGAGCAGCGCATCTTCCAGCGGCTGCAGCAGCGCATGAACAAGAAGAAGGCCATCCCTGAGCCCGAGTCCCACTTGCTGTCCTTCTACCCCGAAGCCGAGGACG TGGAATCCATCATGATCACACCTTTCCTGCCAGTGGTGGCATTTGGTAGACCTCTGCCAAA